The following proteins come from a genomic window of Oncorhynchus masou masou isolate Uvic2021 chromosome 25, UVic_Omas_1.1, whole genome shotgun sequence:
- the LOC135514215 gene encoding serine/threonine-protein phosphatase PP1-gamma catalytic subunit A-like codes for MADVDKLNIDSIIQRLLEVRGAKPGKNVQLQENEIRGLCLKSREIFLSQPILLELEAPLKVCGDIHGQYYDLLRLFEYGGFPPESNYLFLGDYVDRGKQSLETICLLLAYKIKYPENFFLLRGNHECASINRIYGFYDECKRRYNIKLWKTFTDCFNCLPIAAIVDEKIFCCHGGLSPDLQSMEQIRRVMRPTDVPDQGLLCDLLWSDPDKDVLGWGENDRGVSFTFGSEVVAKFLHKHDLDLICRAHQVVEDGYEFFAKRQLVTLFSAPNYCGEFDNAGAMMSVDETLMCSFQILKPAEKKKPNGSRPVTPPRNMVTKQGKK; via the exons ATGGCCGATGTTGATAAACTCAATATAGACAGTATCATCCAGCGTCTTTTAGAAG TCAGAGGAGCAAAACCTGGTAAGAATGTGCAGCTGCAGGAGAATGAGATCCGAGGATTGTGCCTCAAGTCCAGGGAGATCTTTCTCAGCCAACCTATCCTTCTGGAGCTTGAAGCCCCCCTCAAAGTCTGTG GTGACATCCATGGGCAATATTACGACTTATTGAGGCTGTTTGAGTATGGGGGCTTCCCTCCTGAGAGCAACTACCTATTTCTGGGAGACTATGTGGACAGGGGGAAGCAGTCTCTGGAGACCATCTGTCTGCTTCTGGCCTACAAAATCAAATACCCGGAGAACTTCTTCCTGTTGAGGGGAAACCATGAGTGTGCCTCCATCAACAGAATATATGGATTCTATGATGAGT gTAAAAGAAGGTACAACATCAAGCTCTGGAAAACATTTACAGATTGTTTTAACTGCCTCCCTATCGCTGCCATTGTTGATGAGAAGATCTTCTGTTGCCATGGAG GGTTGTCACCCGACCTCCAGTCCATGGAGCAGATCCGGCGTGTCATGCGGCCCACCGACGTCCCTGACCAGGGCCTCCTTTGTGACCTGCTTTGGTCTGATCCAGACAAGGATGTCCTTGGCTGGGGAGAGAACGACAGGGGCGTCTCATTCACCTTTGGATCAGAAGTGGTGGCAAAGTTCCTGCACAAACATGACTTGGATCTGATCTGTCGCGCCCATCAG GTTGTTGAGGACGGCTATGAGTTCTTTGCAAAGCGACAGCTTGTGACTTTATTCTCAGCACCAAACTACTGCGGGGAGTTTGACAATGCTGGTGCCATGATGAGTGTGGATGAGACTCTCATGTGTTCGTTTCAG ATTTTGAAGCCAGCCGAGAAGAAGAAGCCAAATGGCAGCCGTCCAGTCACACCCCCACGGAACATGGTCACCAAGCAAGGCAAGAAATAA
- the LOC135514216 gene encoding protein phosphatase PTC7 homolog gives MFSVLSYGRLVARAVIGGLSQTDSRDYSLVTASCGFGKDFRKGILKKGMCYGDDACFIARHKSADVLGVADGVGGWRDYGVDPSQFSGTLMKTCERLVKEGRFVPSNPVGVLTSSYYELLQNKVPLLGSSTACIVVLDRQSHRLHTANLGDSGFLVVREGEVVHRSDEQQHYFNTPFQLSIAPPEAEGAVLSDSPDAADSSSFDVELGDIILTATDGLFDNMPDYMILQELKKLKNTNYESIQQTARSIAEQAHVLAYDPNYMSPFAQFACDNGLNVRGGKPDDITVLLSIVAEYTD, from the exons ATGTTCTCCGTACTTTCATACGGTAGACTGGTTGCCAGAGCAGTAATTGGCGGACTCTCTCAAACGGATAGCCGCGACTACAGCCTGGTAACAGCAAGCTGCGGGTTTGGGAAGGATTTTCGGAAGGGTATCTTGAAGAAAGGGATGTGCTACGGCGACGACGCTTGCTTCATTGCCCGACATAAATCTGCCGATGTTTTGG GTGTGGCAGATGGAGTGGGTGGTTGGAGAGACTACGGTGTGGACCCATCACAGTTTTCAGGGACCCTTATGAAGACCTGTGAGCGGCTGGTAAAGGAGGGACGCTTCGTTCCAAGCAACCCTGTGGGCGTCCTCACAAGCAGCTACTATGAGCTCCTACAGAACAAAGTGCCTCTGCTGG GCAGCAGCACGGCCTGTATCGTGGTGCTGGACCGGCAGAGCCATCGGCTGCACACTGCTAACTTGGGAGACTCAGGCTTCCTGGTGGTGAGGGAAGGAGAAGTGGTGCACCGCTCTGACGAACAGCAGCACTACTTCAACACCCCCTTCCAGCTCTCTATCGCCCCACCCGAGGCAGAGGGGGCCGTCCTCAGTGACAG TCCCGATGCTGCAGACAGCTCCTCCTTCGATGTCGAGTTGGGGGACATAATTCTCACAGCCACAGACGGCCTCTTCGACAACATGCCCGACTACATGATCCTACAGGAGCTGAAAAAACTCAAG AACACCAACTATGAGAGTATCCAGCAGACAGCCAGGAGCATTGCAGAGCAGGCCCATGTTCTGGCATACGACCCCAACTATATGTCGCCTTTTGCCCAGTTTGCCTGTGACAATGGACTGAATGTAAGAG GAGGAAAGCCAGATGACATCACCGTGTTGCTATCAATAGTGGCAGAGTACACAGACTAG